One Saccharomyces kudriavzevii IFO 1802 strain IFO1802 genome assembly, chromosome: 7 DNA segment encodes these proteins:
- the ENO1 gene encoding phosphopyruvate hydratase ENO1 (similar to Saccharomyces cerevisiae ENO1 (YGR254W) and ENO2 (YHR174W); ancestral locus Anc_5.62) — MAVSKVYARSVYDSRGNPTVEVELTTEKGVFRSIVPSGASTGIHEALEMRDGDKSMWMGQGVLHAVKNVNDVIAPAFVKANLDVKNQKAVDDFLISLDGTANKSKLGANAILGVSLAASRAAAAEKNVPLYKHLADLSKSKTSPYVLPVPFLNVLNGGSHAGGALALQEFMIAPTGAKTFAEALRIGSEVYHNLKSLTKKRYGASAGNVGDEGGVAPNIQTAEEALDLIVDAIKAAGHHGKVQIGLDCASSEFYKDGKYDLDFKNPNSDKSKWLSGPQLADMYHSLMKRYPIVSIEDPFAEDDWEAWSHFFKTAGIQIVADDLTVTNPKRIATAIQKKAADALLLKVNQIGTLSESIKAAQDSFAAGWGVMVSHRSGETEDTFIADLVVGLRTGQIKTGAPARSERLAKLNQLLRIEEELGDNAVFAGVNFHHGDKL; from the coding sequence ATGGCTGTCTCCAAAGTTTACGCTAGATCCGTCTACGACTCCCGTGGTAACCCAACTGTCGAAGTCGAATTAACCACCGAAAAGGGTGTTTTCAGATCCATTGTCCCATCCGGTGCCTCTACCGGTATTCATGAGGCCTTGGAAATGAGAGATGGTGACAAATCCATGTGGATGGGTCAGGGTGTTTTGCATGCTGTCAAGAACGTCAACGATGTCATTGCTCCAGCTTTCGTCAAGGCTAACCTAGATGTCAAGAACCAAAAAGCCGTCGATGactttttgatttccttgGACGGTACTGCCAACAAGTCCAAGTTGGGTGCTAACGCTATCTTGGGTGTTTCCTTGGCTGCCTCTAGAGCTGCTGCCGCTGAAAAGAACGTTCCATTGTACAAGCATTTGGCTGACTTGTCCAAGTCTAAGACTTCCCCATACGTTTTGCCagttccatttttgaacgTCTTGAACGGTGGTTCCCACGCCGGTGGTGCTTTGGCTTTGCAAGAATTCATGATTGCTCCAACTGGTGCCAAGACCTTCGCTGAAGCTTTGAGAATTGGTTCCGAAGTTTACCACAACTTGAAGTCTTTGACCAAGAAGAGATACGGTGCCTCTGCCGGTAACGTCGGTGACGAAGGTGGTGTTGCTCCAAACATCCAAACTGCTGAAGAAGCTTTGGACTTGATTGTCGACGCCATCAAAGCCGCCGGTCACCACGGTAAGGTCCAGATCGGTTTGGACTGTGCCTCCTCTGAATTTTACAAGGACGGTAAGTACGACTTGGACTTCAAGAATCCAAACTCTGATAAATCCAAGTGGTTGTCTGGCCCTCAATTAGCTGACATGTACCACTCCTTGATGAAGAGATACCCAATTGTCTCCATTGAAGATCCATTTGCTGAAGATGACTGGGAAGCTTGGTCTCACTTTTTCAAGACCGCTGGTATTCAAATTGTTGCAGATGACTTGACTGTCACCAACCCAAAGAGAATTGCTACTGCTATCCAAAAGAAGGCTGCAGACGCTTTGTTGTTGAAGGTCAACCAAATCGGTACTTTGTCTGAATCCATCAAGGCTGCTCAAGACTCTTTTGCTGCCGGTTGGGGTGTCATGGTTTCCCACAGATCTGGTGAAACTGAAGACACTTTCATTGCTGACTTGGTTGTCGGTTTGAGAACTGGTCAAATCAAGACCGGTGCTCCAGCTAGATCCGAAAGATTGGCTAAGTTGAACCAATTGTTGAGAATCGAAGAAGAATTAGGTGA